From one Mycolicibacterium sp. HK-90 genomic stretch:
- a CDS encoding NADH-quinone oxidoreductase subunit B family protein: MGLEERLPGGILLSTVEAVAGYVRKGSLWPATFGLACCAIEMMSTAGPRFDIARFGMERFSATPRQADLMIVAGRVSQKMAPVLRQIYDQMAEPKWVLAMGVCASSGGMFNNYAVVQGVDHVVPVDIYLPGCPPRPEMLLHAILKLHDKIQQMPLGVNREEAIREAEQAALAVTPTIELKGLLR; encoded by the coding sequence TTGGGACTAGAGGAACGCCTTCCGGGCGGGATCCTGTTGTCGACGGTCGAAGCCGTCGCCGGGTACGTGCGCAAGGGGTCGCTGTGGCCGGCCACCTTCGGCCTGGCCTGCTGCGCGATCGAGATGATGTCGACTGCCGGGCCACGTTTCGACATCGCCCGGTTCGGGATGGAGCGGTTCTCGGCGACGCCACGGCAGGCCGATCTGATGATCGTCGCGGGCCGGGTGAGCCAGAAGATGGCGCCGGTTCTGCGACAGATCTACGACCAGATGGCGGAACCGAAATGGGTGCTGGCCATGGGGGTTTGCGCCTCCTCCGGCGGCATGTTCAACAACTACGCGGTGGTACAGGGCGTCGATCATGTGGTGCCCGTGGACATCTATCTGCCGGGCTGCCCACCCCGACCGGAAATGCTGCTGCACGCAATCCTCAAGTTGCACGACAAGATTCAGCAGATGCCGCTCGGGGTCAACCGTGAGGAAGCCATCCGGGAGGCCGAACAGGCAGCGCTGGCCGTGACACCCACCATCGAGCTCAAGGGGCTGCTGCGGTGA
- a CDS encoding NADH-quinone oxidoreductase subunit C — protein MTANGHGEGAGGTPEVIGVRRGMFGASDTGDTSGYGRLVRSVALPGSSPRPYGRYFDEVVDRLAEILGEERYAVSIERVVVYRDELTLEVSRVQLPAVASVLRDEPELRFELCLGVSGVHYPDDTGRELHAVYPLMSITHNRRIRLEVAAPDADPHIPSLYAVYPTTDWHERETYDFFGIVFDGHPALTRIEMPDDWVGHPQRKDYPLGGIPVEYHGAQIPPPDQRRSYN, from the coding sequence GTGACGGCCAACGGACACGGTGAGGGCGCGGGCGGCACACCCGAGGTGATCGGTGTGCGCCGCGGCATGTTCGGTGCGTCGGACACCGGCGACACGTCGGGTTACGGGCGGCTGGTGCGTTCGGTGGCGCTGCCCGGCAGTTCCCCTCGGCCCTACGGCCGGTATTTCGACGAGGTGGTGGACCGCCTTGCCGAAATCCTCGGTGAGGAACGGTATGCGGTGTCCATCGAACGCGTGGTGGTCTACCGCGACGAGCTGACCCTGGAGGTCAGCCGGGTCCAACTGCCCGCGGTGGCCAGTGTGCTCCGCGACGAGCCCGAACTGCGCTTCGAACTGTGCCTCGGCGTGAGCGGGGTGCACTACCCCGATGACACCGGCCGCGAATTGCACGCGGTGTACCCGCTGATGTCGATCACCCACAACCGCCGGATTCGGCTGGAAGTCGCAGCGCCCGACGCAGATCCGCACATACCGTCGCTGTACGCGGTGTATCCGACGACCGACTGGCACGAGCGTGAGACCTACGACTTCTTCGGCATCGTCTTCGACGGCCATCCGGCGTTGACCCGGATCGAGATGCCCGACGACTGGGTCGGCCATCCCCAGCGCAAGGACTATCCGCTGGGCGGCATCCCGGTGGAATACCACGGCGCGCAGATTCCGCCGCCCGATCAGCGGAGGTCGTACAACTGA
- the nuoF gene encoding NADH-quinone oxidoreductase subunit NuoF — MTALTPVLSRFWDEPEPWTLDTYLRHDGYRGLQQALAMAPDDVIALVKDSGLRGRGGAGFPTGTKWSFIPQGDEGAGAKPHYLVVNADESEPGTCKDIPLMLTTPHFLVEGVIIAAYAIRARHAFIYVRGEVVPVLRRLQAAVAEAYAAGYLGTDILGSGFDLDLTVHAGAGAYICGEETALLDSLEGRRGQPRLRPPFPAVAGLYACPTVVNNVESIASVPPILVNGIDWFRSMGSEKSPGFTLYSLSGHVNRPGQYEAPLGITLRELLDYAGGVRDGHTLKFWTPGGSSTPLLTTEHIDVPLDYEGMASVGSMLGTKALQIFDETTCVVRAVRRWTQFYAHESCGKCTPCREGTYWLAQIYARLESGAGTAADIDKLLDISDGIFGKSFCALGDGAASPIISSIKYFRDEYVTHLDGGCPFDPHASTLMATEGVGA; from the coding sequence ATGACGGCGCTGACCCCGGTACTCAGCCGGTTCTGGGACGAGCCGGAACCGTGGACACTGGACACCTACCTCCGGCATGACGGTTATCGAGGATTGCAACAGGCCCTGGCGATGGCGCCGGATGACGTGATCGCGCTGGTGAAGGATTCCGGGCTCCGCGGTCGCGGCGGTGCCGGGTTCCCGACCGGAACCAAGTGGTCGTTCATCCCACAGGGCGACGAGGGCGCCGGGGCCAAGCCGCACTACCTGGTGGTCAACGCCGACGAGTCGGAACCCGGTACCTGCAAGGACATTCCGCTGATGCTGACCACACCCCACTTCCTGGTGGAGGGGGTGATCATCGCGGCCTATGCGATCCGGGCCCGTCATGCGTTCATCTACGTTCGCGGCGAGGTGGTACCGGTACTGCGGCGCCTGCAGGCCGCGGTCGCCGAGGCGTATGCGGCCGGATATCTGGGCACCGACATCCTCGGGTCGGGTTTCGACCTGGATTTGACCGTCCACGCCGGCGCGGGTGCCTACATCTGCGGTGAGGAGACCGCGCTTCTGGATTCCCTGGAGGGCCGCCGGGGCCAACCACGCCTGCGTCCACCGTTTCCCGCAGTCGCGGGCCTGTATGCCTGCCCGACGGTGGTCAACAACGTCGAGTCCATTGCCAGTGTGCCGCCGATCCTGGTCAACGGCATCGACTGGTTCCGGTCGATGGGCTCGGAGAAATCCCCCGGATTCACGCTGTATTCGTTGTCCGGCCACGTCAACCGGCCCGGGCAGTACGAGGCACCGCTGGGCATCACGCTGCGCGAACTTCTCGACTACGCCGGCGGAGTTCGCGACGGCCACACCCTGAAGTTCTGGACCCCGGGCGGTTCCTCGACACCGCTGCTGACGACCGAACACATCGACGTGCCACTGGATTACGAGGGCATGGCCTCCGTGGGCTCCATGCTCGGCACCAAGGCGCTGCAGATCTTCGACGAGACCACCTGCGTGGTGCGCGCGGTCCGGCGCTGGACCCAGTTCTACGCCCACGAGTCCTGCGGCAAGTGCACTCCGTGCCGGGAGGGCACCTACTGGCTGGCCCAGATCTACGCCCGGCTGGAATCCGGGGCGGGCACTGCGGCCGACATCGACAAGCTGCTCGACATCTCCGACGGCATCTTCGGAAAGTCGTTCTGCGCCCTGGGTGACGGCGCGGCCAGCCCGATCATCTCCTCGATCAAGTATTTCCGCGACGAGTACGTGACACACCTCGACGGCGGGTGTCCGTTCGACCCGCACGCCTCGACGCTGATGGCGACCGAAGGGGTGGGTGCATAG
- the nuoD gene encoding NADH dehydrogenase (quinone) subunit D → MSTESPVVVVGGQDWDDVVAAAREHAGERIVVNMGPQHPSTHGVLRLILEIEGEIITEARCGIGYLHTGIEKNLEYRNWTQGVTFVTRMDYLSPFFNETAYCLGVEKLLGITDDIPPRASVIRVMLMELNRISSHLVALATGGMELGAMSAMFYGFREREEILRVFESITGLRMNHAYIRPGGLAADLPDDGLGQVRALLDLLPKRLQDLEDLLNENYIWKARTVGVGYLDLTGCIALGITGPVLRSTGLPHDLRRTQPYCGYEDYEFDVITDDRCDSYGRYIIRVKEMRESLKIVEQCVDRLEKLGPGPVMISDKKLAWPADLKLGPDGLGNSPEHIAKIMGHSMEGLIHHFKLVTEGIRVPAGQVYVAVESPRGELGVHMVSDGGTRPYRVHYRDPSFTNLQAVAAMCEGGMVADAIAAVASIDPVMGGVDR, encoded by the coding sequence ATGAGTACCGAATCCCCTGTCGTGGTGGTCGGCGGGCAGGACTGGGACGACGTGGTGGCGGCGGCCCGTGAGCACGCCGGTGAACGCATCGTGGTCAACATGGGCCCGCAGCATCCCTCCACCCACGGGGTGCTGCGGCTGATCCTGGAGATCGAGGGCGAGATCATCACCGAAGCCCGTTGCGGCATCGGCTATCTGCACACCGGCATCGAGAAGAACCTTGAGTACCGGAACTGGACGCAGGGGGTCACCTTCGTCACCCGGATGGACTACCTCTCGCCGTTCTTCAACGAGACCGCGTACTGCCTGGGTGTGGAGAAGCTGCTGGGAATCACCGACGACATTCCACCGCGCGCCAGCGTGATCCGGGTGATGTTGATGGAGCTCAACCGGATCTCGTCGCATCTGGTGGCACTGGCCACCGGCGGTATGGAACTGGGCGCGATGAGCGCAATGTTCTACGGCTTCCGGGAACGCGAGGAGATCCTGCGGGTCTTCGAGTCGATCACCGGCCTGCGGATGAACCACGCCTACATCCGCCCCGGTGGCCTGGCCGCCGATCTGCCCGACGATGGCCTCGGTCAGGTCCGGGCACTGCTCGACCTGCTGCCGAAACGCCTGCAGGACCTGGAGGATCTGCTCAACGAGAACTACATCTGGAAGGCCCGCACCGTCGGCGTCGGCTACCTCGATCTGACCGGCTGTATCGCGCTGGGCATCACCGGCCCGGTGTTGCGCTCCACCGGACTGCCGCACGACCTGCGCCGCACGCAACCGTATTGCGGCTACGAGGACTACGAATTCGACGTCATCACCGATGACCGCTGCGATTCCTACGGCCGGTACATCATCCGGGTCAAGGAGATGCGCGAGTCGTTGAAGATCGTCGAGCAGTGCGTCGATCGCCTCGAAAAGCTCGGTCCGGGTCCGGTGATGATCTCCGACAAGAAACTGGCCTGGCCCGCCGATCTCAAACTCGGTCCCGACGGCCTGGGCAACTCCCCCGAGCACATCGCGAAGATCATGGGCCACTCGATGGAGGGGCTGATCCATCATTTCAAGCTCGTGACCGAAGGCATCCGGGTGCCGGCCGGCCAGGTCTACGTCGCAGTGGAATCCCCGCGCGGAGAGCTCGGCGTGCACATGGTGTCCGACGGTGGCACCCGGCCCTACCGCGTGCACTACCGCGATCCCTCGTTCACGAATCTGCAAGCGGTGGCGGCGATGTGCGAGGGAGGCATGGTCGCCGACGCCATCGCGGCGGTGGCGTCGATAGACCCGGTGATGGGCGGAGTTGACCGCTGA
- a CDS encoding NADH-quinone oxidoreductase subunit A: MNLYTPILVLGAIAAAFAVVSVGIALVIGPRRYNRSKLEAYECGIEPMQPGAAGVTGQRMPIRYYLTAMLFIVFDIEIVFLYPWAVAFDSLGLFALVEMLLFMLTVFVAYAYVWRRGGLNWD; the protein is encoded by the coding sequence ATGAATCTATACACGCCCATCCTGGTTCTCGGAGCGATCGCGGCAGCCTTCGCCGTGGTATCCGTGGGAATCGCGCTCGTCATCGGCCCACGTCGCTACAACCGGTCCAAACTCGAGGCCTACGAGTGCGGTATCGAGCCGATGCAACCGGGAGCCGCAGGTGTGACCGGTCAACGCATGCCGATCCGCTACTACCTGACGGCGATGTTGTTCATCGTGTTCGACATCGAAATCGTCTTCCTCTACCCGTGGGCCGTGGCATTCGACAGCCTCGGGCTGTTCGCACTGGTGGAGATGTTGCTGTTCATGCTCACGGTGTTCGTGGCATACGCCTACGTCTGGCGGCGAGGGGGCCTGAATTGGGACTAG
- the nuoE gene encoding NADH-quinone oxidoreductase subunit NuoE: protein MTEVFIQLGQRPDEAGPPINGPVAYPDDVTARLSSDAEQILGRYPDARSALLPLLHLVQAEDGCLTPAGIGFCATLLKLTEAEVTAVATFYSMYRRTPTGDYLVGVCTNTLCAIMGGDAILDALQEHLGIHAGETTDSADGSARVTLEHIECNAACDYAPVVMVNWEFYDNQTPSSARDLVDGLRGGTPPAPTRGAPLCTFRETARTLAGLGDPHVPGGAPGAATLAGLREARKRGMSTPEASGPTS from the coding sequence ATGACTGAAGTTTTCATTCAGCTGGGGCAGCGCCCCGATGAAGCGGGCCCGCCGATCAACGGGCCCGTGGCATATCCGGACGACGTGACGGCGCGGCTGTCCTCCGACGCCGAGCAGATCCTCGGCCGCTATCCCGACGCCCGCTCCGCGCTGCTCCCGTTGCTGCACCTGGTCCAGGCCGAGGACGGTTGCCTCACCCCGGCCGGGATCGGCTTCTGCGCAACGTTGTTGAAGCTGACCGAGGCCGAGGTCACCGCGGTGGCCACGTTCTACTCGATGTACCGGCGCACCCCGACGGGCGACTACCTCGTCGGGGTGTGCACCAACACGTTGTGCGCGATCATGGGTGGCGACGCGATCCTGGATGCGTTGCAGGAGCATCTGGGCATCCACGCCGGGGAAACCACGGACTCCGCTGATGGAAGTGCCAGGGTCACCCTCGAGCACATCGAATGCAACGCGGCCTGTGATTACGCCCCGGTCGTGATGGTCAATTGGGAGTTCTACGACAACCAGACTCCTTCGTCAGCAAGGGATCTCGTGGACGGACTGCGCGGCGGGACGCCGCCGGCACCCACCCGCGGGGCACCGCTGTGCACCTTCCGGGAAACCGCGCGCACCCTGGCCGGGCTCGGCGACCCGCACGTTCCCGGCGGAGCTCCCGGCGCGGCCACACTCGCCGGGTTGCGCGAAGCCCGCAAACGCGGAATGTCCACCCCCGAGGCGTCAGGCCCGACCTCATGA